From Dermochelys coriacea isolate rDerCor1 chromosome 9, rDerCor1.pri.v4, whole genome shotgun sequence, one genomic window encodes:
- the GYG1 gene encoding glycogenin-1 isoform X3, with product MSENSLAPDQSFVTLATNDSYVKGALVLGSSLQHHRTIKKLTVLITPQVSAPMRKVLEKVFDEVLLVDVLDSGDSAHLALMKRPELGVTLTKLHCWELTQYSKCVFMDADTMVLTNIDELFEKEELSAAPDPGWPDCFNSGVFVYRPSIETYNQLLQLATEKGSFDGGDQGLLNTFFSSWATTDINKHLPFIYNLSSISLYSYLPAFKAFGTNAKVVHFLGRMKPWNYTYDSKTKSIKDDTSDPSMVHQEFLNMWWHTFITNILPLLEQHGIVKDATTGVKADEITETVSHMSLSAAAPTLPPSPPPAESSEERKEKWEQGQADYMGADSFDNIKKKLDTYLQ from the exons ATCAGTCTTTTGTGACTCTAGCTACAAATGACTCTTATGTTAAAGGAGCACTGGTCTTGGGTTCATCTCTGCAACACCATAGAACGATAAAGAAACTAACTGTGCTCATAACGCCTCAGGTCTCTGCTCCCATGCG GAAAGTGCTTGAAAAAGTCTTTGATGAAGTCTTATTGGTAGATGTCTTGGACAGTGGAGATTCAGCCCACCTAGCACTAATGAAAAGACCTGAGCTGGGTGTCACTCTAACAAAACTCCACTGCTGGGAACTGACTcagtattcaaaatgtgtgtTCATGGATGCAGACACaatg GTTTTAACAAATATTGATGAGCTTTTTGAGAAAGAAGAGCTATCTGCAGCACCAGATCCAGGCTGGCCTGACTGTTTTAATTCTGGAGTTTTTGTTTATCGACCTTCCATTGAAACATACAATCAACTGTTACAACTTGCCACAGAGAAAGGCAGCTTTGATG GTGGGGACCAGGGGTTATTAAACACCTTCTTCAGCAGCTGGGCAACAACAGATATCAACAAACACCTgccatttatttataatttaagcAGCATTTCTCTATACTCCTACCTTCCAGCATTTAAAGC GTTTGGCACAAATGCTAAAGTGGTGCATTTCCTAGGAAGAATGAAACCATGGAATTACACATATGACTCCAAAACAAAAAGCATAAAAGATGACACAAGTGATCCCTCAATGGTTCACCAAGAATTCCTCAACATGTGGTGGCATACCTTCATCACCAACATCTTACCGCTACTCGAACAACATGGAATTGTTAAAGATGCCACTACAGGTGTAAAGGCG GACGAGATTACAGAGACAGTGTCCCACATGTCACTTTCAGCAGCAGCACCAACTTTGCCACCATCTCCCCCACCAGCTGAATCTTCAGAAGAACGGAAGGAGaagtgggagcagggccaggctgACTATATGGGAGCAGACTCCTTTGACAATATCAAAAAAAAACTTGACACCTACCTCCAATAG
- the GYG1 gene encoding glycogenin-1 isoform X4, translating into MADQSFVTLATNDSYVKGALVLGSSLQHHRTIKKLTVLITPQVSAPMRKVLEKVFDEVLLVDVLDSGDSAHLALMKRPELGVTLTKLHCWELTQYSKCVFMDADTMVLTNIDELFEKEELSAAPDPGWPDCFNSGVFVYRPSIETYNQLLQLATEKGSFDGGDQGLLNTFFSSWATTDINKHLPFIYNLSSISLYSYLPAFKAFGTNAKVVHFLGRMKPWNYTYDSKTKSIKDDTSDPSMVHQEFLNMWWHTFITNILPLLEQHGIVKDATTGVKADEITETVSHMSLSAAAPTLPPSPPPAESSEERKEKWEQGQADYMGADSFDNIKKKLDTYLQ; encoded by the exons ATCAGTCTTTTGTGACTCTAGCTACAAATGACTCTTATGTTAAAGGAGCACTGGTCTTGGGTTCATCTCTGCAACACCATAGAACGATAAAGAAACTAACTGTGCTCATAACGCCTCAGGTCTCTGCTCCCATGCG GAAAGTGCTTGAAAAAGTCTTTGATGAAGTCTTATTGGTAGATGTCTTGGACAGTGGAGATTCAGCCCACCTAGCACTAATGAAAAGACCTGAGCTGGGTGTCACTCTAACAAAACTCCACTGCTGGGAACTGACTcagtattcaaaatgtgtgtTCATGGATGCAGACACaatg GTTTTAACAAATATTGATGAGCTTTTTGAGAAAGAAGAGCTATCTGCAGCACCAGATCCAGGCTGGCCTGACTGTTTTAATTCTGGAGTTTTTGTTTATCGACCTTCCATTGAAACATACAATCAACTGTTACAACTTGCCACAGAGAAAGGCAGCTTTGATG GTGGGGACCAGGGGTTATTAAACACCTTCTTCAGCAGCTGGGCAACAACAGATATCAACAAACACCTgccatttatttataatttaagcAGCATTTCTCTATACTCCTACCTTCCAGCATTTAAAGC GTTTGGCACAAATGCTAAAGTGGTGCATTTCCTAGGAAGAATGAAACCATGGAATTACACATATGACTCCAAAACAAAAAGCATAAAAGATGACACAAGTGATCCCTCAATGGTTCACCAAGAATTCCTCAACATGTGGTGGCATACCTTCATCACCAACATCTTACCGCTACTCGAACAACATGGAATTGTTAAAGATGCCACTACAGGTGTAAAGGCG GACGAGATTACAGAGACAGTGTCCCACATGTCACTTTCAGCAGCAGCACCAACTTTGCCACCATCTCCCCCACCAGCTGAATCTTCAGAAGAACGGAAGGAGaagtgggagcagggccaggctgACTATATGGGAGCAGACTCCTTTGACAATATCAAAAAAAAACTTGACACCTACCTCCAATAG
- the GYG1 gene encoding glycogenin-1 isoform X1, whose protein sequence is MSENSLAPDQSFVTLATNDSYVKGALVLGSSLQHHRTIKKLTVLITPQVSAPMRKVLEKVFDEVLLVDVLDSGDSAHLALMKRPELGVTLTKLHCWELTQYSKCVFMDADTMVLTNIDELFEKEELSAAPDPGWPDCFNSGVFVYRPSIETYNQLLQLATEKGSFDGGDQGLLNTFFSSWATTDINKHLPFIYNLSSISLYSYLPAFKAFGTNAKVVHFLGRMKPWNYTYDSKTKSIKDDTSDPSMVHQEFLNMWWHTFITNILPLLEQHGIVKDATTGVKALSGLVYSLAYSCGFCREDEITETVSHMSLSAAAPTLPPSPPPAESSEERKEKWEQGQADYMGADSFDNIKKKLDTYLQ, encoded by the exons ATCAGTCTTTTGTGACTCTAGCTACAAATGACTCTTATGTTAAAGGAGCACTGGTCTTGGGTTCATCTCTGCAACACCATAGAACGATAAAGAAACTAACTGTGCTCATAACGCCTCAGGTCTCTGCTCCCATGCG GAAAGTGCTTGAAAAAGTCTTTGATGAAGTCTTATTGGTAGATGTCTTGGACAGTGGAGATTCAGCCCACCTAGCACTAATGAAAAGACCTGAGCTGGGTGTCACTCTAACAAAACTCCACTGCTGGGAACTGACTcagtattcaaaatgtgtgtTCATGGATGCAGACACaatg GTTTTAACAAATATTGATGAGCTTTTTGAGAAAGAAGAGCTATCTGCAGCACCAGATCCAGGCTGGCCTGACTGTTTTAATTCTGGAGTTTTTGTTTATCGACCTTCCATTGAAACATACAATCAACTGTTACAACTTGCCACAGAGAAAGGCAGCTTTGATG GTGGGGACCAGGGGTTATTAAACACCTTCTTCAGCAGCTGGGCAACAACAGATATCAACAAACACCTgccatttatttataatttaagcAGCATTTCTCTATACTCCTACCTTCCAGCATTTAAAGC GTTTGGCACAAATGCTAAAGTGGTGCATTTCCTAGGAAGAATGAAACCATGGAATTACACATATGACTCCAAAACAAAAAGCATAAAAGATGACACAAGTGATCCCTCAATGGTTCACCAAGAATTCCTCAACATGTGGTGGCATACCTTCATCACCAACATCTTACCGCTACTCGAACAACATGGAATTGTTAAAGATGCCACTACAGGTGTAAAGGCG CTGTCGGGCTTGGTCTATTCTCTGGCTTACTCTTGTGGCTTCTGTAGAGAG GACGAGATTACAGAGACAGTGTCCCACATGTCACTTTCAGCAGCAGCACCAACTTTGCCACCATCTCCCCCACCAGCTGAATCTTCAGAAGAACGGAAGGAGaagtgggagcagggccaggctgACTATATGGGAGCAGACTCCTTTGACAATATCAAAAAAAAACTTGACACCTACCTCCAATAG
- the GYG1 gene encoding glycogenin-1 isoform X2, producing the protein MADQSFVTLATNDSYVKGALVLGSSLQHHRTIKKLTVLITPQVSAPMRKVLEKVFDEVLLVDVLDSGDSAHLALMKRPELGVTLTKLHCWELTQYSKCVFMDADTMVLTNIDELFEKEELSAAPDPGWPDCFNSGVFVYRPSIETYNQLLQLATEKGSFDGGDQGLLNTFFSSWATTDINKHLPFIYNLSSISLYSYLPAFKAFGTNAKVVHFLGRMKPWNYTYDSKTKSIKDDTSDPSMVHQEFLNMWWHTFITNILPLLEQHGIVKDATTGVKALSGLVYSLAYSCGFCREDEITETVSHMSLSAAAPTLPPSPPPAESSEERKEKWEQGQADYMGADSFDNIKKKLDTYLQ; encoded by the exons ATCAGTCTTTTGTGACTCTAGCTACAAATGACTCTTATGTTAAAGGAGCACTGGTCTTGGGTTCATCTCTGCAACACCATAGAACGATAAAGAAACTAACTGTGCTCATAACGCCTCAGGTCTCTGCTCCCATGCG GAAAGTGCTTGAAAAAGTCTTTGATGAAGTCTTATTGGTAGATGTCTTGGACAGTGGAGATTCAGCCCACCTAGCACTAATGAAAAGACCTGAGCTGGGTGTCACTCTAACAAAACTCCACTGCTGGGAACTGACTcagtattcaaaatgtgtgtTCATGGATGCAGACACaatg GTTTTAACAAATATTGATGAGCTTTTTGAGAAAGAAGAGCTATCTGCAGCACCAGATCCAGGCTGGCCTGACTGTTTTAATTCTGGAGTTTTTGTTTATCGACCTTCCATTGAAACATACAATCAACTGTTACAACTTGCCACAGAGAAAGGCAGCTTTGATG GTGGGGACCAGGGGTTATTAAACACCTTCTTCAGCAGCTGGGCAACAACAGATATCAACAAACACCTgccatttatttataatttaagcAGCATTTCTCTATACTCCTACCTTCCAGCATTTAAAGC GTTTGGCACAAATGCTAAAGTGGTGCATTTCCTAGGAAGAATGAAACCATGGAATTACACATATGACTCCAAAACAAAAAGCATAAAAGATGACACAAGTGATCCCTCAATGGTTCACCAAGAATTCCTCAACATGTGGTGGCATACCTTCATCACCAACATCTTACCGCTACTCGAACAACATGGAATTGTTAAAGATGCCACTACAGGTGTAAAGGCG CTGTCGGGCTTGGTCTATTCTCTGGCTTACTCTTGTGGCTTCTGTAGAGAG GACGAGATTACAGAGACAGTGTCCCACATGTCACTTTCAGCAGCAGCACCAACTTTGCCACCATCTCCCCCACCAGCTGAATCTTCAGAAGAACGGAAGGAGaagtgggagcagggccaggctgACTATATGGGAGCAGACTCCTTTGACAATATCAAAAAAAAACTTGACACCTACCTCCAATAG
- the GYG1 gene encoding glycogenin-1 isoform X5, with translation MRKVLEKVFDEVLLVDVLDSGDSAHLALMKRPELGVTLTKLHCWELTQYSKCVFMDADTMVLTNIDELFEKEELSAAPDPGWPDCFNSGVFVYRPSIETYNQLLQLATEKGSFDGGDQGLLNTFFSSWATTDINKHLPFIYNLSSISLYSYLPAFKAFGTNAKVVHFLGRMKPWNYTYDSKTKSIKDDTSDPSMVHQEFLNMWWHTFITNILPLLEQHGIVKDATTGVKALSGLVYSLAYSCGFCREDEITETVSHMSLSAAAPTLPPSPPPAESSEERKEKWEQGQADYMGADSFDNIKKKLDTYLQ, from the exons ATGCG GAAAGTGCTTGAAAAAGTCTTTGATGAAGTCTTATTGGTAGATGTCTTGGACAGTGGAGATTCAGCCCACCTAGCACTAATGAAAAGACCTGAGCTGGGTGTCACTCTAACAAAACTCCACTGCTGGGAACTGACTcagtattcaaaatgtgtgtTCATGGATGCAGACACaatg GTTTTAACAAATATTGATGAGCTTTTTGAGAAAGAAGAGCTATCTGCAGCACCAGATCCAGGCTGGCCTGACTGTTTTAATTCTGGAGTTTTTGTTTATCGACCTTCCATTGAAACATACAATCAACTGTTACAACTTGCCACAGAGAAAGGCAGCTTTGATG GTGGGGACCAGGGGTTATTAAACACCTTCTTCAGCAGCTGGGCAACAACAGATATCAACAAACACCTgccatttatttataatttaagcAGCATTTCTCTATACTCCTACCTTCCAGCATTTAAAGC GTTTGGCACAAATGCTAAAGTGGTGCATTTCCTAGGAAGAATGAAACCATGGAATTACACATATGACTCCAAAACAAAAAGCATAAAAGATGACACAAGTGATCCCTCAATGGTTCACCAAGAATTCCTCAACATGTGGTGGCATACCTTCATCACCAACATCTTACCGCTACTCGAACAACATGGAATTGTTAAAGATGCCACTACAGGTGTAAAGGCG CTGTCGGGCTTGGTCTATTCTCTGGCTTACTCTTGTGGCTTCTGTAGAGAG GACGAGATTACAGAGACAGTGTCCCACATGTCACTTTCAGCAGCAGCACCAACTTTGCCACCATCTCCCCCACCAGCTGAATCTTCAGAAGAACGGAAGGAGaagtgggagcagggccaggctgACTATATGGGAGCAGACTCCTTTGACAATATCAAAAAAAAACTTGACACCTACCTCCAATAG